TTGGAAACATAGAAATTCATTTAAAGGAGATGCCTCTATTAGCACTTGGATTTATAGAATTGCCATTAATATATGTTTGGGTGATTTAAGAAAATCTAAAAGAAAGTTTCAGCCAATCAATGAGAGTATCTTAACTACTCCGATGGATTCAAATTCTGAAACCTCAACTGATAAGGATATACAAAAGATGTATAGCTGTATTGATCAGTTAACTAAAAACAATAAGACATTAATTTTATTAGAATTAGAAGAAATTCCTCAAGCAACTATTGCAGAAACTACTGGAATCTCTCATGGTGCTTTACGAACACGATTATCAAGAATCAGAAAAGCACTTTTAAAATGTATCACCAATGGAAAATGATAAATTAAATCAACTTTGGAAAAGTCAAAAAGATAATTCCAATACTAATACGCCAGAAAACATAATTAAACTCGCACAAAAACAACGTAACGGACAGTTTTTATCTATAACTATTTTATCAATTACGGTTATAATTTTAATCGTATATACGATTTACTGTTCGGTTTATGAATGGAATAATTTTACAATAGGATTATTGTTAATGATAGGGAGTTTAGTTTTTAGAATAGTCTTAGAAACTATTTCACTGTACCGCAAAGAACAACAGCTCATTGCATTAGATAGTAAAGAATTTCAAAAATATTTAGGAAAACATTTTAAGCTAAGGAAGATTATAAATTATGTGGTTACTCCAATCTGTTTTATTATTTACACTTATGGTTTTACTAAGCTTCTACCCTATTTTAAACAAGAGTTCTCAGAAGGATTTTATACTTATATTTTAATTTCAGGTTTTCTATCGATATTGATAATTGCCATAATTGTAGCTTTCAGTATTCGAAGAGAAAATAAATTTTATGAAGAATTAAAATAATACTAGTTAAAGTGTCTTTGTTATAAAAATAAAG
This genomic window from Tenacibaculum sp. 190524A05c contains:
- a CDS encoding sigma-70 family RNA polymerase sigma factor; translated protein: MNIENQFTELYNTYAPKVYKLCLGYASGVDEIAKEWQQETFIKVWKHRNSFKGDASISTWIYRIAINICLGDLRKSKRKFQPINESILTTPMDSNSETSTDKDIQKMYSCIDQLTKNNKTLILLELEEIPQATIAETTGISHGALRTRLSRIRKALLKCITNGK